In Haliotis asinina isolate JCU_RB_2024 chromosome 15, JCU_Hal_asi_v2, whole genome shotgun sequence, one DNA window encodes the following:
- the LOC137265061 gene encoding ankyrin repeat domain-containing protein 29-like: protein MAYEKDLRLLEASITGDLETVLEMLDEGQADINCRGMYGLTPVMWAAWNGHTRVVQFLRFKLANMSLVTDSGNTILHLACDGGEVQTVEFLLERKFVDINARNKFGKTAAEMASGKGHQKVVDLLKSFDE from the coding sequence ACCTACGCCTCCTTGAAGCCAGCATTACGGGGGATCTGGAGACTGTGCTGGAGATGCTTGATGAAGGTCAGGCTGACATTAACTGTAGAGGGATGTACGGTCTGACACCGGTGATGTGGGCAGCATGGAACGGGCATACAAGAGTGGTACAGTTCTTAAGATTCAAATTAGCTAATATGTCATTAGTGACTGACAGTGGAAATACGATCCTTCACTTGGCATGTGATGGAGGAGAGGTGCAGACGGTAGAGTTTCTCCTCGAAAGGAAGTTTGTGGACATTAACGCGCGGAACAAGTTTGGAAAGACAGCAGCGGAAATGGCTAGTGGTAAAGGCCATCAGAAAGTGGTGGATCTCCTGAAGTCCTTTGATGAATAA